A region from the Cryptosporangium arvum DSM 44712 genome encodes:
- a CDS encoding helix-turn-helix domain-containing protein, which translates to MGSVAETADVAVYLRGLKARSNQSYKALARQVKVGSSTLHRYCSGEQFPADFRVVRSFAAACGASTSELQLLEQLWSADPRNPAIAAGLPPSPAATAASDPGSAQWAGPTKAEEEERAGEEETAREEETAGEEKTAEAAASTVTGAADAVAEVSARATPVPRRWSARRAWLVAAGFAVVAAVMVAATVFVTRSGGGAEPRESELLFSSACQGPVSMGQHDTCVEEVQRLLASTGVKIGVDGDFGPETLRRVTAFQVLAGLPVRGVVDDATKRALYAGQVSMRSWPPARVEQRIREVFPEEPDRAVAIAKCQSLLDPFWVLPNVDTSRNWGVFQISDRRLRELDGTPRRAFDPEWNIWAARELWRTRGGFAGNWPYCDEAYPRSRAPSSPPPPSARGGPGN; encoded by the coding sequence GGGGTCAGTCGCCGAAACCGCCGACGTCGCGGTCTACCTCCGTGGCTTGAAGGCGCGGTCGAACCAGAGCTATAAGGCGCTCGCCCGCCAAGTGAAGGTCGGTAGCTCGACGCTGCACCGGTACTGCAGCGGGGAGCAGTTCCCGGCGGACTTCCGGGTGGTCCGGTCGTTCGCCGCAGCCTGCGGCGCGAGCACGAGCGAGCTCCAGCTGCTCGAACAGCTGTGGTCCGCCGATCCACGAAACCCGGCGATCGCGGCCGGACTTCCCCCCTCTCCGGCCGCGACCGCCGCCTCCGACCCCGGATCCGCCCAGTGGGCCGGGCCGACCAAGGCCGAGGAAGAAGAGAGGGCCGGGGAAGAAGAGACGGCCAGGGAAGAAGAGACGGCCGGGGAAGAGAAGACGGCCGAAGCGGCAGCATCGACGGTCACGGGGGCCGCCGATGCTGTCGCGGAGGTTTCCGCGCGGGCCACCCCGGTTCCGCGCCGGTGGTCGGCCCGCCGCGCCTGGTTGGTCGCGGCGGGTTTCGCTGTGGTGGCGGCCGTCATGGTGGCCGCCACGGTGTTCGTGACGCGCTCCGGCGGGGGAGCGGAGCCGCGCGAGTCCGAGCTGCTGTTCTCGTCGGCCTGCCAGGGTCCGGTGAGCATGGGGCAGCACGACACCTGCGTCGAGGAGGTGCAGCGCCTCCTCGCGTCGACCGGCGTGAAGATCGGGGTCGACGGGGACTTCGGGCCGGAGACGTTGCGCCGGGTCACCGCGTTCCAGGTGCTGGCCGGGTTACCGGTGCGCGGTGTCGTCGACGACGCCACCAAGCGGGCGCTCTACGCCGGCCAGGTCTCGATGCGCAGCTGGCCACCGGCCCGAGTGGAGCAACGAATCCGGGAGGTGTTTCCCGAGGAGCCGGATCGCGCCGTCGCGATCGCGAAGTGCCAGTCGCTGCTCGACCCGTTCTGGGTGCTGCCGAACGTCGACACGAGCCGGAACTGGGGTGTCTTCCAGATCTCCGACCGGCGCCTGCGTGAGCTCGACGGCACGCCCCGCCGAGCGTTCGACCCCGAGTGGAACATCTGGGCCGCGCGGGAGCTCTGGCGGACCCGCGGTGGGTTCGCCGGGAACTGGCCGTACTGCGACGAGGCCTACCCGCGCAGCCGGGCGCCTAGCTCTCCACCACCACCGTCGGCTCGTGGTGGACCGGGAAATTGA
- a CDS encoding OsmC family protein, whose translation MVAVHDYELALTWTGNQGTGTSTYRAYNRSHEIVADGRPPLYGSSDPAFRGETDRWNPELLLVAALSACHLMSYLHVCVESGVVVVDYTDAPTGSMTQTPGGGGRFTEVTLRPQVTLASASASKLELATRLHRDASARCFIASSVNFPVHHEPTVVVES comes from the coding sequence GTGGTAGCGGTTCACGACTACGAGCTGGCACTGACCTGGACGGGTAACCAGGGCACCGGCACCAGCACCTACCGGGCGTACAACCGATCACACGAGATCGTGGCGGACGGACGCCCGCCGCTGTACGGATCGTCCGACCCGGCCTTCCGCGGTGAAACCGACCGCTGGAACCCCGAACTACTGCTCGTGGCGGCACTCTCCGCCTGCCATCTCATGTCGTACCTGCACGTGTGCGTCGAGTCCGGCGTGGTCGTCGTCGACTACACCGACGCACCGACCGGTTCGATGACCCAGACACCCGGTGGCGGCGGACGCTTCACCGAGGTGACGCTCCGCCCCCAGGTGACGCTGGCCAGCGCCAGCGCGAGCAAGCTCGAGCTGGCCACCCGCCTGCACCGCGACGCGAGCGCCCGCTGTTTCATCGCCAGCTCGGTCAATTTCCCGGTCCACCACGAGCCGACGGTGGTGGTGGAGAGCTAG